Proteins encoded together in one Variovorax paradoxus EPS window:
- a CDS encoding glycosyltransferase family 2 protein: MRTVICHFFNEEYMLPWWLRHHLSLFDHGVLIDHGSTDNSVEICRTLAPEWRVVRSRLTHFDAFLTDLEVMNYENELPGWKIALNVTEFLMSSSPLAEVERFLLDSGKKGCGASGMLMVDPNQGSQPDPDKPLPLQQHFGIDDNAIVDPAERAALAMSHAPQRNRFYHRLQVGMYQPGRHHSYHPDAATRLFDLMVFHYGYAPWNDQMRQRKMQIAGKILPEYLINQWGGQHFRKSAELDQDHARISAGAVDLRGHSYAGPALDLCCRY; this comes from the coding sequence ATGCGCACCGTCATCTGCCACTTCTTCAATGAGGAATACATGCTGCCCTGGTGGCTCAGGCATCACCTCTCGCTGTTCGATCATGGTGTGCTGATAGACCACGGATCAACGGACAACTCGGTCGAGATCTGCCGCACCCTGGCTCCCGAGTGGCGCGTGGTCCGCAGCCGGCTGACCCACTTCGATGCCTTCCTGACCGACCTCGAGGTCATGAACTATGAAAACGAATTGCCCGGCTGGAAGATCGCCCTCAACGTGACCGAGTTCCTGATGAGTTCCTCGCCGCTGGCGGAGGTCGAGCGATTTCTGCTCGACTCCGGCAAGAAGGGATGCGGGGCGTCGGGCATGCTGATGGTCGATCCGAACCAGGGGTCGCAGCCAGATCCCGACAAACCCCTTCCGCTGCAACAGCACTTCGGCATCGACGACAACGCGATCGTCGATCCCGCGGAGCGCGCGGCGCTGGCGATGAGCCATGCACCGCAGCGCAACCGCTTCTATCACCGGCTGCAAGTGGGCATGTACCAGCCGGGACGGCATCACTCCTACCACCCGGACGCCGCCACCCGGCTCTTCGACCTGATGGTCTTCCACTATGGCTACGCCCCCTGGAACGACCAGATGAGGCAGCGCAAGATGCAGATCGCCGGAAAAATCCTGCCGGAATACCTCATCAACCAATGGGGCGGCCAGCATTTCAGAAAGAGCGCAGAGCTCGATCAGGACCACGCCAGGATCAGCGCCGGCGCCGTCGATCTCCGGGGGCATTCATATGCCGGGCCCGCCCTCGACCTTTGCTGCCGCTACTGA